GCATAAAAACCTTATAAACATCAATAACTTATTAAAAACTAAAAGGAGGATAACATGAATGATAATACATCTACGCCTATCAATGTATATGACGAGATGGTTAAAAATCTTATAAAAGTTGATTCTCCATTGATATTTGGAAATATTAGTCCTGAGCACGCAAAGTTTATTATTACTTCATTTATAAATTCAGCAAAACAGAGCATTGAAATTTTATCAGGGTCATTGTGTGAACCATTTTATAATGGAATCGATTTTTATAAATACCTAAAAGAATCATCACAAAAAATAAAATCTCCTAATAAAATAAGGATTATTACTCTGAGTGACGTAGACTATAAGGCTATACAAGAAAACTTTGACACTATAAATAAGGAAATAGGCTGCAATGTTATATCGTATCATCCATGTAAATATGTTGGAGATAATCCGATTCAACATTTCATGGTAGTTGATGGAAAACGATACCGCGAAGAAGAGCCTCATCAAGACTTTGAGTCAAATATGCCTAATAATATAAAAGCCTCAGTTTGTTGTAATGGCCCAGAAAAAGCGGGGGAACTTCTTACTAGATTTAATATTGTCTGGAATAGCTTAAATGGGATATCCCCAGTAAATGCGTAGCCTAGACTCCGTATTCATCCTTTACTATACTCAAATGTTTTTTGCTTATGAGGCTATATTTATAACATTTGTTGCGCCTAAATCTACTGCAGGCTTAGTAAAAATATCTGAAAGAATTAAAGAAGCACTTCATGACGCAGAATCGAATTCTGCAAAAACTAATAGTGCTTCAGTCAAAATAAAAGCATTAAAAAGTGCAAACCGTTGCGCTAAATACTTTCCAATTATTAATAATTTATTGAGAAAAATAACAATCATATCACTTATTCTGGGTATCCCACTTTCCCTTCTTGTATATTATTTTTACCATATGAATTTGATTAAAGTTAATAACAATTTTTTGGTATGGGTTACATTTATTTTTTTTACATATATGTTTATGAAATTATTTTATTACACTTTTCAATTTTTAAAAAATAAAAAAGTTATTGAAAAGATTAATTTACTTTTCGAAAATACAGGTAAAAATGAAGCCATAGCAAAAGAGATTTTAGATAACTGTAATCGTCCAGAGGAAACATAAAAAGATATTATAAATAGATTGCTCAATTAACTTTACGATATACTCAATATCCTACAAACTATTTGTGACTTTTTCTTCCATTGCACCAGTGATCTTTAAAGACTTATAAATTCTACAAATATATTATTATTCATAAAGTGTAGCAAAACTGCATGGATATAATTGTCATTGGATACAATCTTTCAACATTTCCCAACTGTTCGAACTATTCGGAATTATCGAATAGTTGCTTCACCACCATTCACCATTCACCCTCCACCATCCACCATTCACCATTCACCATTCACAATTCACCCTTCACCCTTCACAATTCACCCTTTCTTTTAATGCATCCAACCCATAAGCCTTTATCTTTTTATGGAGGTTGCTTCTTTCTACCCCTATGGCATCTGCGGTCTGGGTTATATTCCCTTTGAATTTTTTTAGTTTGGCCTCTATATATGCCTTTTCAAAGAGGGTTCTTGCTTCCCTGAAGCTATCTATATTGAGAAATGATCCCAGTCCATCATTTGTAGCCTGTGACCGGTTATAGGGGGCAGGGATGTCACCAATAGATATGACTTCATCCTTTGACATGATAATCAGATTTTCAACCAGGTTCTTTAACTCCCTCACATTGCCGGGCCACCTGTAATGCATTAACAGCTCAATGGCCTCATCGGTAAAACGCTTTTTACCCTTTTCCCCTTTAAGATGGCTCTGATCCAAAAAGGTGGAAATGAATTCAGGGATATCTTCAGCCCTTTCCCTTAATGGAGGCAAATGGATGGGAACAACGTTGAGCCTGTAATAAAGGTCTTCCCTGAATCTTCCTGCCTCTATCTCAGCCATAAGATTCTTGTTCGTTGCAGATATGATCCTGACATTTACATGGATGGTTCGTGAGCCGCCCACGCGCTCGAACTTCTGTTCCTGGAGTATACGTAATGTCTTTGACTGGGCCTTTAAACTCATGTCGCCCACCTCATCCAGAAACAGTGTCCCTTCATGGGCAATATCAAACTTACCCTTCTTTTTTACACCGGCACCCGTGAAGGCACCCTTTTCATAGCCGAACAGCTCGCTCTCTATGAGCTCTTCAGGGATAGCTGCGCAGTTTACCTCTATCATAGGCTTAAGACTTCTTTTACTCAGCCTGTGAATCGTATGGGCTACAAGTTCCTTGCCTGTGCCGTTTTCACCCATTATGAGGATGCTGGCATTGGTGGGGGCTGCCTTCTCTATGCTCTCTTTAAGCCTTTTAACCTGCTCACTCTTTCCAGTAATATGGTATCTGTACTGATCCCGCTCCCTGAGTATGCCCATCTCCTCTTCAAGCTGGTAAAAATTGAGGGCATTGTTGATAGCTAAAAGGAGTTCCTCCATGGAAAGGGGTTTTTCAATAAAGTCATAGGCACCGAGCCTTGTGGCCTTAACCGCTGTTTCTACATCAGCGTGGCCTGACATCATTATTACCTGGATATAGGGGTACTCCTGCTTGAGCCTCATAAGGGCATCAATGCCGTTCATGACAGGCATCCAGATGTCAAGGATAACAAGGTCCGGCATCATTTCATCTATCTTTTTAAGGGCAGTAACTGCGCTCAGCTCACAGTGCACCTCAAAGCCTTCATCGGTCAAAATTCCCTCAAGGGTCTGAAGTATGCTCTGCTCATCATCTATTATCAAAATCGATCTGGCCATATCCTAATCCTTAAAAGGCAGGTTTTATAGGGTGCTGAGTCCCCCCTTCATCATCTCAAAGGCAAGCTGGGCTGTTCTTTTTGAGGCGCCCGGCCCTCCGAGGCTCTCAGTGACCCTGGCAAGTTTATCCTTGATCTCCCTCTTTCTGTTCTCATCACAGAGTATGGCAAGGGCGCTCTCTGCGATGACATCAGGGCGCACATCCTCCTGCAGAAGCTCCGGAGCCACCTCTTCTTCTGCCACCAGGTTGACAAGTCCCACATATGGGACCTTGACCACCCGTTTGGCAATACTGTATGAGATTGGGGACATGCGGTAGGTAACAATCATAGGCACACCCATGATAGCTGTTTCAAGGGTAGCGGTCCCTGATGCAACAAGCGCGAGATCACTAACTTTAAGCGCCCGGTAAACCCCCTTTCCGGTTGTGACAATATCAAGGCGTGAACCCTGAATCATCCTCTTAATATGATCCTGTGATATGGTGGGGGCAACAGGTATAATACATTTAAGGTTTGGCACACGTGAGGATATTATCCCTGCGGCCTCAAGCAAAACAGGCAGAAGTTTTGATACCTCTTCATCCCTGCTTCCCGGCATAAGGGCAATAACAGTATCCTCTTTTTTAAAACCGAATTCCCTCTCCATGGCCACCCTGTTCATGAATAAAGGCACCTGATCCATTAAAGGGTGCCCCACATACTCCACAGGCAAATCAGCGCCTGTTTTGGCATAAAATTCCTTTTCAAAGGGGAGGATCACTGCCATTTTACCTACCCTTTTAGCGAGCTTATGCACCCTGCCGCTTCTCCAGGCCCAGAGCTGCGGGCTTATATAGTAGAGCACAGGCACTCCGAATTTTTTAGCAGCACCTGCAAGGCTAATATTAAAACCGGGGTAATCAATAAGAATTAAAAGATCAGGTTGTTCCTTTTTCAGGATAGAGCGCAAACTGAAATAGGAGCTTAGAATAGCCCCTGATCTTGAAAAGACCTCTGTTAAACCTACAGCTGCCATCTGGGATGCGTGGGTGACAATATCCACACCGGCAAGCACCATCTTATCGCCGCCAATACCCCTGAACATGATATCACGGTCAATATCCTTCATGGCCTTGACAAGATTTGCCCCATGCAGGTCGCCAGAGGCCTCACCTGCCACTATAAGCACATATCTGGAACCAAAGATGTTCATTTCACTCTTTTGTCAGCGGAAACAGGTTTACTTTGCAGGCATAAATGTCCTGCACCCTTTATGTATCTGTTCAATAATCTGTAGTGCTATATTAAGCGCCTTTCTTTCATCCCTGTTGGCAGTATCAGACCTTTTGCCCTTTCGTACAGATACCAGGAAATGGTTGATCTGATCTGCCAGAGGGTCACTGTTCTCGAACATCACATTTTCTGTCTTGAGGTTTGCCAGGTTTACCCTGTCATGAGCCCCCTCGTTCAGGCGTGTAATACTGAATTCCTTCTTATAGCAGTTTGCATGGATATATGCATCAGGCTGGAATACGCGTATCTTTCTAAGGGTCTTTTCAGCAATCCTGCTTGCCGTGAGGTTAGCGACAGTGCCGTTTTCAAATATAAGCCTTACATTTGCAATATCGGTCTTATCTGTAATCACGCACATGCCGATGGCATGTATCTCCTTTACCTCGCTGGGGACCAGATTAAGTACAATATCCAGGTCATGTATCATAAGGTCAAGCACCACATCCACATCTGTTCCCCTTTCGGTAAACTTGTTCATTCTGTGGGTCTCTATAAAGAGGGGATTGTTTAAATAATCAGAGATCCTTACAATCGCAGGGTTGAATCGTTCAACCAGCCCCACATGCATGATAAGGTTTTTTTCATGGGCAAGATTAAGAAGGATATCTGCGCTTTCAAGATCATATGTAATGGGTTTTTCAATTAGGAGATGCACCCCCGAATTCAATATATCCTTTGCCACATCAAAATGTTTTTCAGTGGTAACCGCAAGGCTTGCTGCATCGACAAGTTTTAAGAGATCCATATGATTTTCAAATACCTTTACCCTGTATTTATCACCGATCTCCCTTGCCCTTTTGATATTTACATCCGATACACCGACAAGCTCAACACCTGCGTTACCGGAATATTTTGTCACATGTTTTTCACCCATCTGGCCCACGCCGATTACGCAGACCCTGATTTTTTTATTTTCTTTAATCATTTTATTAACCCGGTTTTAATATGTTATTCATCCTGCAGTTTGCAGGAGATAATAGATATTTTATTTCTGTCAGCAAGGTCAACCATTTTTTCACGGTCAAAAACAAGGGTTTTCCCCGCCTCTATGGCAAGCACGCTCGCCTTTACCTCAATCATGGACCTTATTGTTTCAAGGCCGACTGAGGGGATATCAAACCTGAGGTCTTGCTCAGGTTTACTTACCTTTACAATAACCGCCTTTTCTTTTGCCAATTTACCGCCCCTTATTATAGTGGCGTTTGTCCCATCTATTGCCTCAAGGGCGAGTACCGTCCTGTCCCTGATTATGACACACTGACCTATATCAAGCCTGCCCAGTTCCTTGGCGATCCGCCACCCGATTTGTATATCCCTCTCCTCATCACGGGAGGGTTTCCGCTTTGTGAAACAGAGTTCAGGGGCTAAGAGTTCAGGCAGATATATGGTTGAACTGACTATCTCAATGCCTTCGTCAAGAAGCTCATTTGCAAGCGCCCTTAATATATTATCATCATGAAATATGGCAAACTTGGATAAAAAGGTAAGCCCTTTAAGGTCTGGCTTGATATTGGTGAACATCTTACCCTTGCTGATGGTGCCTGCCATCAGGGCCTTATCTACA
The nucleotide sequence above comes from Desulfatiglans sp.. Encoded proteins:
- a CDS encoding sigma-54-dependent Fis family transcriptional regulator, giving the protein MARSILIIDDEQSILQTLEGILTDEGFEVHCELSAVTALKKIDEMMPDLVILDIWMPVMNGIDALMRLKQEYPYIQVIMMSGHADVETAVKATRLGAYDFIEKPLSMEELLLAINNALNFYQLEEEMGILRERDQYRYHITGKSEQVKRLKESIEKAAPTNASILIMGENGTGKELVAHTIHRLSKRSLKPMIEVNCAAIPEELIESELFGYEKGAFTGAGVKKKGKFDIAHEGTLFLDEVGDMSLKAQSKTLRILQEQKFERVGGSRTIHVNVRIISATNKNLMAEIEAGRFREDLYYRLNVVPIHLPPLRERAEDIPEFISTFLDQSHLKGEKGKKRFTDEAIELLMHYRWPGNVRELKNLVENLIIMSKDEVISIGDIPAPYNRSQATNDGLGSFLNIDSFREARTLFEKAYIEAKLKKFKGNITQTADAIGVERSNLHKKIKAYGLDALKERVNCEG
- the lpxB gene encoding lipid-A-disaccharide synthase → MNIFGSRYVLIVAGEASGDLHGANLVKAMKDIDRDIMFRGIGGDKMVLAGVDIVTHASQMAAVGLTEVFSRSGAILSSYFSLRSILKKEQPDLLILIDYPGFNISLAGAAKKFGVPVLYYISPQLWAWRSGRVHKLAKRVGKMAVILPFEKEFYAKTGADLPVEYVGHPLMDQVPLFMNRVAMEREFGFKKEDTVIALMPGSRDEEVSKLLPVLLEAAGIISSRVPNLKCIIPVAPTISQDHIKRMIQGSRLDIVTTGKGVYRALKVSDLALVASGTATLETAIMGVPMIVTYRMSPISYSIAKRVVKVPYVGLVNLVAEEEVAPELLQEDVRPDVIAESALAILCDENRKREIKDKLARVTESLGGPGASKRTAQLAFEMMKGGLSTL
- a CDS encoding Gfo/Idh/MocA family oxidoreductase, translated to MIKENKKIRVCVIGVGQMGEKHVTKYSGNAGVELVGVSDVNIKRAREIGDKYRVKVFENHMDLLKLVDAASLAVTTEKHFDVAKDILNSGVHLLIEKPITYDLESADILLNLAHEKNLIMHVGLVERFNPAIVRISDYLNNPLFIETHRMNKFTERGTDVDVVLDLMIHDLDIVLNLVPSEVKEIHAIGMCVITDKTDIANVRLIFENGTVANLTASRIAEKTLRKIRVFQPDAYIHANCYKKEFSITRLNEGAHDRVNLANLKTENVMFENSDPLADQINHFLVSVRKGKRSDTANRDERKALNIALQIIEQIHKGCRTFMPAK
- a CDS encoding LpxI family protein, with translation MADKTGTIGIIAGGGQFPLLAAEAARKRGLIVTAVAFEGEADPAIGEMAHHTEWIGLGQLGKLIKAFKKRDVDKALMAGTISKGKMFTNIKPDLKGLTFLSKFAIFHDDNILRALANELLDEGIEIVSSTIYLPELLAPELCFTKRKPSRDEERDIQIGWRIAKELGRLDIGQCVIIRDRTVLALEAIDGTNATIIRGGKLAKEKAVIVKVSKPEQDLRFDIPSVGLETIRSMIEVKASVLAIEAGKTLVFDREKMVDLADRNKISIISCKLQDE